One window from the genome of Pseudonocardia hierapolitana encodes:
- a CDS encoding DUF4331 family protein — protein sequence MSDHISGPRALAEPIADITDVYAFPSPEHSGRLVLVMNTLPFAQPSARFSDGLVYRFRLRPVAAAARDDPALFVVGPEEFAFDCVFSTPVSGGAAGSDQDGACTTPAGETVSFSVNDERVGSAPGVRVFAGPRWDPFIMDAPAALETIATGKLAFTDPSAIFLDGKNVLSLVVEVDCAGLLGGAELVGVVAETLTRGPIPVRMERVGRPEVKNLLLAPKQFDPVNRDLEIRDLYNSEDAFALAPAYQGAYRARLNANLAFWDGLDGNQDWPADKGGAHPLTELLLADFLVVDVTKPYAEQGSFLELELATRGARAHQTCGGRALNDDVMDTLFTLLVNAGNGPRIRDGVDQATKPAARTFPYLAAPNPDPPQPPEHL from the coding sequence GTGTCGGACCACATCTCAGGGCCGCGGGCCTTGGCCGAGCCGATCGCGGACATCACCGATGTCTACGCGTTTCCGAGCCCGGAGCATTCCGGCCGGCTCGTGCTGGTGATGAACACCCTCCCGTTCGCCCAGCCATCCGCGCGGTTCTCCGACGGGCTGGTCTACCGCTTCCGGTTGCGCCCGGTCGCCGCGGCCGCCCGGGATGATCCTGCGCTGTTCGTGGTCGGCCCGGAGGAGTTCGCGTTCGACTGCGTGTTCTCCACCCCCGTGAGCGGCGGCGCCGCCGGGTCCGACCAGGACGGCGCGTGCACCACGCCGGCCGGCGAGACGGTCTCCTTCAGCGTGAACGACGAGCGGGTCGGCTCGGCGCCCGGCGTTCGCGTCTTCGCCGGGCCGCGCTGGGATCCGTTCATCATGGACGCCCCCGCGGCGCTGGAGACGATCGCCACGGGCAAGCTGGCGTTCACCGATCCGAGTGCGATCTTCCTGGACGGCAAGAACGTCCTCAGCCTCGTCGTCGAGGTCGACTGCGCCGGGCTGCTCGGCGGCGCGGAGCTGGTCGGGGTGGTCGCCGAGACCCTGACCCGAGGCCCGATCCCCGTCCGCATGGAACGCGTGGGGCGACCCGAGGTGAAGAACCTCCTGCTGGCGCCCAAGCAGTTCGACCCCGTCAACCGCGACCTGGAGATCCGTGACCTGTACAACAGCGAGGACGCGTTCGCGCTCGCGCCGGCCTACCAGGGCGCCTACCGGGCGCGGCTGAACGCCAACCTGGCCTTCTGGGACGGCCTGGATGGCAACCAGGACTGGCCGGCGGACAAGGGTGGCGCCCACCCGCTGACCGAGCTGCTGCTGGCGGACTTCCTCGTCGTGGACGTCACCAAGCCGTACGCCGAGCAGGGCTCCTTCCTGGAGCTCGAGCTGGCCACCCGCGGGGCTCGCGCGCACCAGACTTGTGGGGGTCGGGCCCTCAACGACGACGTGATGGACACGCTGTTCACGCTGCTGGTCAACGCCGGGAACGGGCCCAGGATCCGCGACGGCGTCGACCAGGCGACAAAGCCAGCAGCGCGCACCTTCCCCTACCTGGCAGCGCCGAACCCGGACCCTCCCCAGCCCCCAGAACACCTCTAG